The Nitrosopumilus cobalaminigenes genome contains a region encoding:
- a CDS encoding DNA primase family protein has product MTVQLINCNECLGDRHDNCLSDSCLCRSDNHGVKKESILGNCKVDPTKKISQANLMEIFIVDNNLRFDNEEKIDNVAKVLRNFYNFVTLRKTEKVLLFNGKIYDSLHAESIIKEETNKLIPNCTKHDRAEVIDKIKVQTFTDLEDFDKDPNLITVENGILNLETLELKPHTPEHLSQVLLPVEYSLPDYDNIEDNLKDTLFWKYLVNSFTVKDKFRKEDFETVLEIIASPIVKRHIDEKAFMFLGNGENGKSVCLSYIESLLGKNNVTHIPLQKIASDKHMSADLDGKSANIFSDLEKNELRHTGEIKDIVSGEGLQVQKKYKDPFTLYPFCKLMFSCNRFPKSFDQSQGFFRRWIIIKWERNFENDSERIPYLREKLEANQTEKNLVFSCLVRIANKLNKVGQFTHTKDWKTIQRDWNENADPIDYFASNCIIDSENHKSKRETYQFYKEYCLEKGENPLGLGQFGKAFAEYYEEDKQRIDGINQRVWLNIDFKRPQQTTLKENESDVC; this is encoded by the coding sequence TTGACCGTTCAACTAATCAATTGTAATGAATGTTTAGGGGATAGACATGATAATTGCCTTAGTGACAGTTGTTTATGCAGATCTGATAATCATGGTGTCAAAAAAGAAAGTATCTTAGGAAATTGTAAAGTTGACCCAACAAAGAAGATTTCCCAGGCTAATCTAATGGAGATATTCATCGTTGATAATAATTTGAGATTTGATAATGAGGAAAAGATAGACAATGTTGCCAAAGTTCTTAGAAATTTCTATAATTTTGTCACACTAAGAAAAACTGAAAAGGTTTTACTATTCAATGGAAAAATCTATGATTCCCTACATGCAGAATCAATAATCAAAGAAGAAACTAACAAGTTAATTCCAAACTGCACTAAACATGACCGAGCCGAAGTTATTGATAAAATCAAAGTTCAAACCTTTACAGACCTTGAAGATTTTGACAAAGACCCTAATCTAATCACTGTTGAAAACGGCATACTAAACTTGGAAACTTTGGAATTAAAACCACATACACCAGAACATCTAAGCCAGGTATTACTTCCGGTAGAATACAGTTTACCAGATTATGATAACATTGAGGATAATCTAAAAGATACTTTGTTTTGGAAATATCTAGTAAATTCATTTACTGTCAAGGATAAATTTAGAAAAGAAGATTTTGAGACAGTATTAGAAATTATTGCAAGCCCAATTGTAAAACGCCATATTGACGAAAAAGCTTTCATGTTCTTAGGTAATGGGGAAAATGGAAAGTCTGTTTGTTTATCTTACATTGAATCACTATTAGGCAAAAACAATGTCACACATATCCCACTTCAAAAGATTGCATCTGATAAACACATGTCAGCCGATTTGGATGGAAAGTCTGCAAACATCTTTTCGGACCTTGAAAAGAATGAACTAAGACATACAGGTGAAATCAAAGATATTGTATCTGGTGAAGGATTACAAGTACAGAAGAAGTACAAAGACCCATTCACATTATATCCATTCTGTAAGCTAATGTTTAGCTGCAATAGATTTCCAAAGAGTTTCGACCAAAGTCAAGGATTCTTTAGAAGATGGATAATTATCAAATGGGAAAGAAACTTTGAAAATGATTCTGAAAGAATCCCATATCTTAGAGAAAAACTAGAAGCCAACCAAACCGAGAAAAACCTAGTATTTTCTTGCCTTGTACGAATTGCCAATAAATTGAACAAAGTAGGCCAATTTACCCATACTAAGGATTGGAAAACCATTCAAAGAGATTGGAATGAAAACGCTGATCCTATTGATTATTTTGCTTCAAACTGCATAATTGACAGTGAAAACCACAAGTCAAAAAGAGAAACTTATCAATTCTATAAGGAATATTGTCTAGAAAAGGGTGAAAATCCTTTAGGATTAGGACAATTTGGTAAGGCTTTTGCTGAATATTATGAAGAAGATAAGCAAAGAATTGATGGAATTAACCAAAGAGTCTGGCTAAACATTGATTTCAAGCGACCTCAACAAACCACTCTAAAGGAGAATGAATCTGATGTTTGTTGA
- a CDS encoding tyrosine-type recombinase/integrase, with amino-acid sequence MNSNPNYINQHDFNRILDAIPRLNIRKWDDLDIQFLMKILYHMALRPMEGIKLKKEDFDLENRIVYLGKTKTSTSDRAVIPKVFLMELDGYLLLKDEGPLFPGLTYRTFWIWCKRLGVMLNIEAWMPQNRIKMKENTVGHIFRKSWGKDALDSLGFDKIDVISTHLRHSKPSMTFDHYLKGNIKKVHDTI; translated from the coding sequence TTGAACAGTAATCCAAACTACATCAATCAACATGACTTTAACAGGATATTAGATGCAATACCTAGGTTAAACATTAGAAAGTGGGATGATTTAGACATACAATTCCTAATGAAGATCCTATACCACATGGCCTTAAGACCAATGGAAGGAATCAAACTAAAGAAAGAGGATTTTGATTTAGAAAATAGAATCGTTTACCTAGGTAAAACAAAGACAAGTACATCAGACAGGGCAGTAATTCCTAAAGTATTTCTCATGGAACTAGATGGCTATCTATTACTCAAGGATGAAGGTCCTTTGTTTCCTGGATTAACATACAGGACATTTTGGATTTGGTGTAAGCGACTTGGTGTTATGTTAAACATTGAAGCTTGGATGCCACAAAACAGAATCAAGATGAAGGAGAATACCGTTGGACATATCTTTAGAAAGTCATGGGGTAAGGATGCACTTGATAGTTTAGGCTTTGATAAGATTGATGTTATCAGTACACATCTAAGACATAGCAAACCATCAATGACCTTTGACCACTATCTAAAGGGAAACATCAAGAAGGTTCATGACACTATTTAG
- a CDS encoding protein-disulfide isomerase codes for MGRKERREREVKRENYATKHSAEKRKQTLIAIGVLGVIAVIVGYAAFLFLNMTETAPGGPENAGALGSDHAHAALLVKIFGDTFEFSSPAFQIKSSWIHFEGRDGSTIHKHATGVDLGYLFETLAIGLDDQCYIFPDGKQFCSDEDYKLKFFINREQVSDIRDYEVQEDDRILIVFGAETPEEIEAYLLQLDNQELIK; via the coding sequence ATGGGCCGAAAAGAAAGACGAGAACGTGAAGTAAAACGTGAGAATTACGCTACAAAACATTCTGCTGAAAAAAGGAAACAAACCCTAATTGCAATTGGAGTGTTAGGAGTAATAGCAGTAATCGTCGGTTATGCAGCCTTTTTGTTTTTGAATATGACTGAAACTGCACCTGGAGGTCCAGAAAATGCAGGAGCATTAGGTAGTGATCACGCACATGCAGCATTATTAGTAAAGATTTTTGGAGATACTTTTGAATTTTCTAGTCCAGCTTTCCAAATCAAATCAAGTTGGATTCATTTTGAAGGAAGAGACGGGTCTACAATACACAAACATGCAACTGGTGTTGATTTAGGATATCTCTTTGAAACACTGGCAATTGGCCTAGATGATCAATGTTACATATTCCCTGACGGAAAACAATTCTGTTCTGATGAAGACTACAAATTGAAATTTTTTATCAACAGAGAACAAGTATCAGACATTAGAGATTATGAAGTCCAAGAAGATGACAGAATATTAATTGTATTTGGTGCTGAAACCCCAGAAGAGATTGAAGCATATTTGTTACAATTAGACAATCAAGAATTAATCAAATAG
- a CDS encoding HIT domain-containing protein codes for MSCIFCDILDGKREGYLLYEDEFHIAFLDKYPIDVGHSLVIPRKHHERITDMNSEDVGKVFSIVPKIAKAILEATGADAFSLGQNNGRAAKQIIPHVHIHIIPRYNSKGTVWTKRQISSDDELLELSKKIRSLI; via the coding sequence ATGTCTTGTATCTTTTGTGATATATTAGATGGAAAACGAGAAGGCTATTTACTTTATGAGGATGAATTCCATATTGCATTTTTAGATAAATATCCAATTGATGTTGGTCACAGCTTGGTAATTCCAAGAAAACATCATGAAAGAATTACAGATATGAATTCAGAAGATGTAGGCAAAGTTTTTTCAATAGTTCCAAAAATTGCTAAAGCTATTTTGGAAGCAACTGGCGCTGATGCATTTAGTCTTGGTCAAAATAATGGAAGGGCTGCCAAACAAATTATCCCTCATGTTCATATTCATATTATTCCAAGATACAATAGTAAAGGAACAGTTTGGACAAAACGTCAAATTTCAAGTGATGATGAATTATTAGAATTATCTAAGAAAATTCGTAGTCTTATTTAG
- the prf1 gene encoding peptide chain release factor aRF-1, with translation MPKVNIEKQDSVKLYKIRKTLEELSKKSGRGTELITVYIPKGKQLHEIIGSLQQEQGTADNIKSDLTRSHVVDSLGKVVQRLKLYKKTPERGLVMFCGALPPEEGGPLGSEVVTVWEVDPPKDLNQYLYRCDDHFHVDILKDMLKDDNLIGFLAIDAKDAGWGLLHGDKIEVLSQTGSGVAGKHRQGGQSAKRFQKLREMELTYFYNRVAQTTREYFIDIYPVKGLIISGPGPTKEDFINGNYLEYRLQNNIISTIDSSYSGAEGIREAFAKSADILGDFRLVEEKKMVEDLFREINTNTGKGSYGLQEVIEFLKNNVVQTLLITDNTNLHRVEGKCKRCQHIQEEIVERPLVIPKKTEYANKPCPGCNSMEVEVNEQDIVDYLELLSAKTGSQLEVISGSAEHGNMLASLGKVGAILRYNPGHSK, from the coding sequence ATGCCTAAGGTAAATATTGAAAAACAAGATTCAGTAAAACTCTACAAAATTAGAAAAACCCTAGAAGAGTTATCAAAAAAATCAGGCAGAGGAACAGAGTTAATTACAGTATACATTCCAAAAGGAAAGCAATTACATGAAATCATAGGTTCACTACAACAAGAGCAAGGAACTGCAGATAACATAAAATCAGATTTGACAAGATCACATGTAGTTGATTCATTAGGTAAAGTTGTACAAAGATTAAAGCTCTACAAAAAAACTCCAGAAAGAGGACTAGTAATGTTCTGTGGAGCATTGCCCCCAGAAGAGGGAGGACCGTTAGGAAGTGAAGTTGTAACAGTTTGGGAAGTAGACCCACCAAAAGATTTGAATCAGTATTTGTACAGATGTGATGATCATTTCCATGTAGATATTCTAAAAGATATGCTAAAGGATGACAATCTTATTGGATTTTTAGCAATTGATGCAAAAGATGCAGGGTGGGGATTATTACATGGCGATAAAATTGAAGTATTATCCCAAACAGGTTCAGGAGTTGCAGGAAAACATAGACAAGGAGGACAATCTGCAAAAAGATTCCAAAAATTAAGAGAGATGGAATTAACCTACTTTTACAACAGAGTAGCACAAACTACTAGAGAATATTTTATCGACATCTACCCAGTTAAAGGATTAATTATTTCAGGACCAGGACCAACCAAAGAAGATTTCATCAATGGCAATTATCTAGAATATAGATTACAAAATAATATTATCAGTACAATTGATTCCTCATATTCTGGAGCAGAAGGAATTAGAGAAGCATTTGCAAAATCAGCAGATATTTTAGGAGATTTCCGACTGGTAGAAGAAAAGAAAATGGTGGAGGATTTGTTTAGAGAAATCAACACCAACACAGGAAAAGGATCATATGGATTGCAAGAAGTTATTGAATTTTTAAAAAATAATGTGGTTCAAACTTTGCTAATTACAGATAATACAAATTTGCACAGAGTTGAAGGTAAATGCAAAAGATGTCAACACATCCAAGAAGAGATTGTAGAAAGACCTCTAGTTATTCCTAAAAAAACAGAATATGCAAACAAACCATGTCCCGGATGTAATTCAATGGAAGTAGAAGTTAACGAACAAGATATTGTAGATTATTTAGAATTACTTTCAGCTAAAACAGGTTCTCAACTAGAAGTTATTTCAGGGAGTGCTGAACATGGAAACATGTTGGCAAGTTTGGGCAAAGTTGGAGCAATTTTGAGATATAATCCAGGTCATTCTAAATAA
- a CDS encoding DsbA family protein, which translates to MTKFYLLVIPILIGIFAGMFLAFYPDSEHESSLLTTAKLIEGGSPIMGNPNAPITILEWGDYQCTFCYKFHQNTLGQIEEDFIQTGKVKLVFKDFPLNGPDSLLASEASFCAHDQGKYWQYHDELYKNWGGERTGWVTRESLNNFATTIDLNLAEFNECLDRGKYQTKVKNIHEFGKEIGIDATPSFLVFNDEKIIKIRGNQPLEVFLKTFDEL; encoded by the coding sequence ATGACAAAATTCTATTTGTTAGTAATTCCTATTTTAATTGGAATTTTTGCAGGTATGTTTTTAGCATTTTATCCGGATTCAGAACATGAATCAAGTTTGTTGACTACAGCAAAACTGATTGAGGGGGGCTCTCCAATTATGGGAAATCCTAATGCACCAATTACAATTTTAGAGTGGGGGGACTATCAATGTACATTTTGTTATAAATTTCACCAGAATACTTTAGGTCAAATTGAGGAAGATTTCATCCAAACAGGAAAAGTGAAATTAGTTTTCAAAGACTTTCCACTAAACGGTCCTGATTCATTACTTGCTTCAGAAGCATCATTCTGTGCTCATGATCAAGGAAAATATTGGCAATACCATGATGAATTGTATAAAAATTGGGGCGGAGAACGAACAGGTTGGGTTACAAGAGAATCTCTAAATAATTTTGCAACTACAATAGACCTGAATTTAGCAGAATTTAACGAATGTTTAGACAGGGGAAAATACCAAACTAAGGTTAAAAACATCCATGAATTTGGAAAAGAGATAGGCATTGATGCAACACCATCATTTTTGGTGTTCAATGATGAGAAAATAATCAAAATTAGAGGAAATCAACCTTTAGAAGTATTTCTAAAAACATTTGATGAATTATAA
- a CDS encoding response regulator, with protein MSTPSTDPKNNEYEKQLSEIIQGELIDLYGGDGYKSIMQTMVKICGRKEREIITNYELFAEMAEGVFGRLAESKILGPIKLEMDKIGEKNIQQENTIEKKSMRLLIADDETEILALYKTYLEAKGKEVTVTTDGKKCVEAYKKKFEENNQESYFDVIILDQKMPIMTGLQAAIEILKINPQQRMVFASGGLEQTVLEVLTKLNRAIAVIEKPFSLDVLEYTINNNEVFEKLDKISINQEEKDIDRKLSEVMTVLQNQI; from the coding sequence ATGAGTACACCAAGCACAGATCCAAAGAATAATGAGTATGAAAAGCAACTTTCAGAGATCATTCAAGGGGAATTAATTGATCTCTATGGAGGAGATGGATACAAATCGATTATGCAGACAATGGTAAAAATTTGCGGCAGAAAAGAAAGAGAAATTATTACAAATTATGAATTATTTGCAGAAATGGCTGAAGGAGTTTTTGGTAGACTGGCAGAATCAAAAATTCTAGGACCAATTAAACTAGAGATGGATAAAATTGGTGAAAAGAATATTCAACAAGAAAACACGATTGAAAAGAAATCCATGCGATTACTAATTGCCGATGATGAAACAGAAATTTTAGCATTATACAAGACGTATTTAGAAGCAAAAGGGAAAGAGGTGACAGTTACAACAGATGGGAAAAAATGTGTTGAAGCATACAAGAAAAAGTTTGAAGAGAATAACCAAGAAAGTTATTTCGACGTAATAATATTAGATCAAAAAATGCCAATAATGACAGGATTACAAGCAGCGATTGAAATACTCAAAATAAACCCACAACAAAGAATGGTTTTTGCTTCTGGAGGTCTTGAACAAACAGTGTTGGAAGTATTAACAAAATTAAACAGAGCAATTGCAGTGATTGAAAAACCCTTCTCTCTAGATGTTTTAGAGTACACGATAAACAACAATGAAGTATTTGAAAAACTAGATAAAATAAGCATCAATCAAGAAGAAAAAGACATAGATCGTAAATTGTCAGAAGTTATGACAGTATTACAAAATCAAATTTGA
- a CDS encoding CbtB domain-containing protein, whose amino-acid sequence MSETRQINVSKTGVSKLAILALAIVFAAGLFVVGFDNGHIVNFVFAEGGAAGGVDPLVIHEFTHDMRHAAGFPCH is encoded by the coding sequence ATGTCTGAAACTAGACAAATTAATGTCTCAAAAACTGGCGTATCAAAACTTGCAATTCTTGCATTAGCAATTGTATTTGCAGCAGGATTATTCGTTGTTGGATTTGATAATGGCCATATTGTAAATTTTGTATTTGCTGAGGGTGGAGCAGCCGGTGGTGTTGATCCTTTAGTGATTCATGAATTTACTCATGATATGAGACATGCAGCAGGCTTTCCTTGTCATTAG
- a CDS encoding CbtA family protein → MKTSYFIIIVLLSGAFAGLIHGTVNFALVEPYLDQAIGIENQNLFESGEELDTPEFWVEYEGYRVWQKSGQILAGVVLGTSVGALFGIVFALSKNSLPGNNYLKKSLTLAGIMWFTMYLIPFLKYPANPPTVGDAETIVLRAILYLSFIAISGIGALVFFKLSKKFQDNKKLVSLIGYGVFIFAVFYIMPENPDEISAPMDLVNEFRLMSVLGVSSFWLSVGIILGVLWNKVEPHKETTQYS, encoded by the coding sequence TTGAAAACATCTTATTTTATAATCATTGTTTTGCTCTCCGGGGCATTTGCTGGATTAATCCATGGAACTGTAAACTTTGCTCTAGTAGAACCTTATCTTGATCAAGCGATAGGAATTGAAAATCAGAATTTATTTGAATCTGGTGAGGAATTGGATACTCCTGAATTTTGGGTTGAATATGAAGGGTATAGAGTATGGCAAAAAAGTGGCCAAATTTTAGCTGGGGTAGTTTTGGGAACTTCTGTAGGTGCATTATTTGGAATTGTATTTGCATTATCAAAAAATTCCTTACCTGGAAATAATTATCTAAAAAAATCTCTAACATTAGCAGGAATTATGTGGTTTACAATGTATCTAATTCCGTTTCTCAAATATCCTGCAAACCCTCCAACTGTAGGTGATGCTGAAACTATAGTGTTACGGGCAATTCTGTATTTGTCATTTATTGCAATTTCTGGTATTGGCGCATTGGTCTTTTTCAAATTATCTAAAAAATTCCAAGATAATAAAAAACTTGTATCTTTAATTGGATATGGTGTTTTTATCTTTGCCGTGTTCTATATCATGCCTGAAAACCCTGATGAGATATCTGCACCAATGGATTTGGTTAATGAATTTAGATTAATGTCTGTACTTGGTGTTTCTTCATTCTGGTTATCTGTTGGTATAATTTTAGGGGTTCTTTGGAATAAAGTAGAACCTCATAAAGAAACAACTCAATATTCTTAA
- a CDS encoding ArsR/SmtB family transcription factor → MSRKLTLPQLKKYDITQKVIEALADSESRAILFSIIKKGNTAAELSDKLKIPLSSVYKKLADLEELTLIEIEKWMLSDKGRKYKVYRSRISKADISIRKPEPTLTLIPN, encoded by the coding sequence ATGTCAAGAAAATTAACTTTACCACAATTAAAAAAATATGATATTACTCAAAAAGTAATAGAGGCATTAGCTGATTCTGAATCAAGAGCAATTCTTTTTTCAATAATCAAAAAAGGAAACACTGCTGCTGAATTATCTGATAAACTCAAAATTCCTCTTAGTTCTGTGTATAAGAAATTAGCAGATCTTGAAGAATTAACATTAATTGAGATTGAAAAATGGATGCTTTCTGACAAAGGCAGAAAATACAAAGTTTATCGTAGTAGAATCAGCAAGGCCGATATTTCCATTAGAAAGCCAGAACCTACTTTGACATTAATTCCAAATTGA
- a CDS encoding HTH domain-containing protein gives MQKPTIIQLSEFDITQKIIESLSNVCTRSVLFSVKNESKDATQIADELKISLSTVYKTLSTLEDLALAEVDKYVISSEGKKIKLYRSRIGKVEITLDDLEPSLNLYSNTSNPKSNS, from the coding sequence ATGCAAAAACCAACCATCATCCAACTCTCTGAATTTGATATTACTCAGAAAATTATTGAATCTCTAAGTAATGTATGCACACGATCTGTCTTATTTTCTGTAAAAAATGAATCAAAGGATGCAACTCAAATTGCTGATGAATTAAAAATTTCACTTTCAACAGTTTACAAAACTTTGTCAACACTTGAAGATCTTGCTTTAGCAGAAGTTGACAAGTATGTAATTTCTTCAGAAGGTAAAAAAATCAAATTGTATAGAAGTAGAATCGGAAAAGTTGAGATTACTTTGGATGATTTAGAACCAAGCCTGAATCTTTATTCCAACACTTCAAATCCTAAATCAAATTCCTAG
- a CDS encoding phosphate/phosphite/phosphonate ABC transporter substrate-binding protein, with amino-acid sequence MKRQITLTLIAVFAVIGVLSVPLTQTAQAESLVPDWIKTNAGWWADGTLDDETFLNGITFLLENGVINVSSESNTVDVDTLTIGFIPVEKADELTPKAQALETFLESELGVDVEIVVPTNYETIIEGMRFGHIDAAFMDTGPAWITHQRTGAEAVMAELVKGKVNYQATVWTLAENDSINSLEDTVGKKVAFTSITGSSGFVRPMGTLVTEGHVTIEGDDIVALESALANNFESYTFAGGYKAALQLLLNENVDVAFGSDIAPQKYLELEDQIKLRPVTTIGPVPSHVFMVSADMSESTKNALVDALVELNYDENNHILTDLYGAEALVPTTTTMHIGEFGDFIDALTGLDQLILDKYNKSK; translated from the coding sequence ATGAAACGACAAATCACATTAACATTGATTGCTGTATTTGCAGTAATTGGTGTATTGTCTGTACCATTAACTCAAACAGCACAAGCTGAAAGTTTAGTTCCTGATTGGATCAAAACAAATGCTGGCTGGTGGGCTGATGGTACTTTGGATGATGAAACTTTCCTTAATGGAATTACATTCTTGTTGGAAAATGGAGTCATCAATGTTTCATCTGAATCTAACACTGTAGATGTCGATACTCTTACCATTGGATTTATTCCAGTTGAAAAAGCTGATGAATTAACTCCTAAAGCCCAAGCATTGGAAACATTTCTTGAATCTGAACTTGGTGTAGATGTTGAAATCGTTGTCCCAACAAATTATGAGACTATAATCGAAGGAATGAGATTTGGTCACATTGACGCTGCCTTTATGGATACTGGTCCTGCATGGATTACACACCAAAGAACTGGTGCAGAAGCTGTAATGGCAGAACTTGTTAAAGGTAAAGTAAATTACCAAGCAACCGTTTGGACACTTGCTGAAAATGATTCAATTAATTCATTGGAAGATACAGTTGGCAAAAAAGTAGCATTTACCAGCATTACTGGTTCATCTGGTTTTGTTAGACCTATGGGAACTCTAGTTACTGAAGGTCATGTTACCATTGAAGGTGATGATATTGTTGCTTTAGAATCTGCATTGGCAAATAACTTTGAAAGTTATACTTTTGCAGGTGGATACAAGGCTGCATTACAATTACTATTAAATGAGAACGTAGATGTTGCATTTGGTTCAGATATTGCTCCACAAAAATATCTTGAATTAGAAGATCAAATAAAATTACGTCCAGTTACAACGATTGGACCTGTACCATCACATGTGTTTATGGTAAGTGCTGACATGTCAGAATCTACCAAAAATGCTCTTGTTGATGCACTAGTCGAACTCAATTATGATGAAAATAATCATATTTTGACTGATTTGTATGGTGCAGAAGCTTTAGTCCCAACAACAACCACTATGCATATTGGTGAATTTGGAGACTTTATTGATGCTTTAACAGGACTTGATCAGTTAATTCTTGACAAATATAACAAGAGCAAATAA
- a CDS encoding phosphonate ABC transporter ATP-binding protein → MKQIQMTQNPSFSLISTNKIIQMNDVWTSYDSKSFALEGINLSIDRGTNYAIVGQSGSGKSTLLKLMNGMMIPSKGTIKIDYVTPNMNDKKFKKMMHSIGYIPQNLGLVKNIPVIENILIGALPRLNTIQSLLKKFPEHEIKEAQRIISLVGLTGKEDRKVYMLSGGEKRRVAIARALMQKPTILLADEIVSELDHVTAREIMNLIADAQKRMNLTAIMVHHDMQLALEYANRVAVIKEGHKILEIGVEGETIVDFQTGDMNTEEIMEMYNDDSEK, encoded by the coding sequence ATGAAACAAATTCAGATGACCCAAAATCCTTCTTTTTCATTAATTTCTACAAATAAAATTATTCAGATGAATGATGTATGGACATCTTATGACTCAAAGAGTTTTGCACTAGAGGGAATTAATCTATCCATTGATAGGGGAACCAACTATGCAATTGTTGGTCAGTCTGGTTCAGGAAAGTCAACTTTACTAAAACTCATGAATGGCATGATGATTCCAAGTAAAGGAACCATCAAAATTGATTATGTAACACCAAACATGAATGATAAAAAATTTAAAAAAATGATGCATAGTATAGGATACATTCCACAAAATCTGGGGCTGGTGAAAAATATCCCAGTTATAGAAAATATTTTGATAGGTGCATTACCTCGATTAAATACAATTCAATCTTTACTCAAAAAATTCCCAGAACATGAAATCAAAGAAGCTCAGAGAATCATATCTCTTGTTGGATTGACTGGAAAAGAAGATAGAAAAGTCTACATGTTAAGTGGAGGTGAAAAACGTAGAGTTGCTATTGCTAGAGCATTAATGCAAAAACCTACTATTTTACTAGCAGATGAAATCGTATCTGAATTAGATCATGTAACTGCTCGTGAAATAATGAATTTGATTGCAGATGCTCAAAAAAGAATGAACTTGACTGCAATAATGGTGCATCATGATATGCAATTGGCATTAGAATATGCAAATAGAGTCGCAGTGATCAAGGAAGGCCACAAAATACTGGAAATTGGAGTTGAAGGTGAAACTATAGTTGATTTTCAAACTGGTGATATGAACACTGAAGAAATTATGGAGATGTATAATGATGACTCCGAAAAATAA
- the phnE gene encoding phosphonate ABC transporter, permease protein PhnE, producing the protein MMTPKNNIVIGIIVALVVVASYNVDANPLEFVEGLPNLVIVVEEMFLVEPKYIPTALWAMFETIQMAFIGTVVGTAIALPLSMLAARNLNSKYVYAPVRALLAAIRTFPSILWAILFVIMVGLGTFAGVLAIVMYTVGFVAKLQYEAIETIDSDPMDAVSSIGVSKWQLIRYVVIPESASHLLSQILYMFDYNVRQTSILGLVGAGGIGFYIINYIKFFEYGKAAIFMLVVLVTVLFIDWASVKIRDKYIIKSQHGMEVTTK; encoded by the coding sequence ATGATGACTCCGAAAAATAACATTGTTATTGGAATTATAGTTGCACTTGTAGTAGTTGCGTCATACAACGTAGATGCAAATCCTTTAGAATTTGTCGAGGGATTGCCTAATCTTGTTATTGTTGTTGAAGAAATGTTCCTTGTTGAACCAAAGTATATTCCAACTGCACTTTGGGCAATGTTTGAAACTATTCAAATGGCATTCATTGGAACTGTGGTTGGAACTGCAATTGCTTTACCTCTTAGTATGTTGGCTGCAAGAAATCTAAACAGCAAATATGTTTATGCTCCAGTTAGAGCTTTGTTGGCTGCAATTCGTACATTCCCTTCTATTCTTTGGGCAATTTTATTTGTAATAATGGTTGGATTGGGAACATTTGCAGGTGTTTTGGCAATTGTAATGTATACAGTTGGGTTCGTTGCAAAATTACAGTATGAGGCAATAGAGACAATTGATTCAGATCCAATGGATGCTGTTAGTTCTATTGGCGTATCAAAGTGGCAATTGATTCGTTATGTTGTAATTCCTGAATCTGCTTCTCATTTGCTAAGTCAAATTTTATACATGTTTGATTACAATGTACGTCAAACCAGTATTTTGGGGTTGGTAGGTGCAGGTGGAATTGGATTTTATATTATTAATTATATCAAATTCTTTGAATATGGAAAAGCAGCAATATTCATGTTAGTTGTATTGGTAACTGTATTGTTTATTGACTGGGCAAGTGTAAAAATTCGAGACAAATACATTATCAAATCCCAACACGGTATGGAAGTTACAACAAAATAG